In one Solanum dulcamara chromosome 1, daSolDulc1.2, whole genome shotgun sequence genomic region, the following are encoded:
- the LOC129886546 gene encoding cytochrome P450 94C1-like produces MESQVYSLLQYLQVSIGYVLFSFAIGFSVFSVFLFMLRHKFWSWCSCDICHCYLTSSWRKEFINLGDWYAHLLRNSPSQTIRIHVLDNIITANPRNVEYMLKTNFLNYPKGKPFSMILGDLLGDGIFNVDGDLWMFQKKMASLELGSMSIRSYAFNNVKNEIKFRLIPLLSSHVVSSSEQDFRGTSLDLQDVFRRFSFDNICKFSFGLDPGCLELSLPLSHFAHSFDLATKLSAERAMVASPLIWKIKRLLDIGTEKKLRGAIENINVLAREVIRQKRKLSYSNHQDLLSRFMTMVDNEVYLRDIVISFILAGRDTVASALTSVFWLLTSHPDVELRIREETSRVMEQNQEFMKFEDINQMHYLNAVIHESMRLYPPVQFDSKFASENDVFPNGTFVGKNARVTYHAYAMGRMENIWGQDYMEFKPERWLKNGTFCQQSPFRYPVFQGGIRVCLGKELALMEMKCVVASILQHFDIRVMAVGGDLRFDPGLTATVRGGVPVVVRRRRSI; encoded by the coding sequence ATGGAGTCTCAAGTATACTCTTTGTTGCAATATTTGCAAGTGTCCATTGGCTACgttctcttttcttttgccATTGGCTTCTCTGTTTTCTCTGTTTTTCTCTTCATGTTAAGACACAAGTTTTGGTCATGGTGCAGTTGTGACATTTGCCATTGTTACCTTACATCTAGTTGGAGAAAAGAATTTATTAATCTTGGTGATTGGTATGCTCATCTTCTGCGTAATTCGCCATCACAAACGATACGAATACATGTTCTTGACAACATAATCACAGCCAATCCAAGAAATGTAGAGTACATGCTCAAAACCAACTTCTTGAATTATCCTAAAGGGAAGCCTTTTTCAATGATTCTTGGTGATCTTTTAGGGGATGGAATTTTTAATGTTGATGGTGATTTATGGATGTTCCAAAAGAAAATGGCTAGTCTTGAACTTGGTAGCATGTCTATTAGATCTTATGCATTTAACAATGTGAAAAATGAGATCAAATTTAGGCTTATCCCACTTTTATCCTCTCATGTTGTATCATCATCTGAACAAGATTTTAGAGGGACAAGTTTGGATTTACAAGATGTTTTTAGAAGATTTTCTTTTGATAACAtatgtaaattttcttttggtTTAGACCCTGGTTGTCTTGAACTATCCCTTCCTCTTTCACATTTCGCGCATTCGTTTGATTTGGCTACAAAATTATCAGCAGAGAGGGCAATGGTAGCATCACCATTGATTTGGAAGATCAAAAGGCTTTTGGACATTGGAACAGAAAAGAAATTAAGGGGGGCCATTGAAAATATTAATGTTCTTGCTAGGGAAGTCATaagacaaaaaagaaaattaagctattcaAATCATCAAGATCTTTTATCAAGATTTATGACTATGGTTGACAATGAAGTTTATTTAAGAGATATTGTTATAAGTTTCATCTTGGCGGGGCGTGACACCGTGGCCTCGGCCTTAACAAGTGTATTTTGGTTGTTAACGAGTCATCCTGATGTTGAATTAAGAATCCGTGAAGAAACGAGTCGTGTCATGGAACAAAATCAAGAATTCATGAAGTTTGAAGATATAAATCAAATGCATTACTTGAATGCAGTGATTCATGAGAGTATGAGACTATATCCACCAGTGcaatttgattcaaaatttgCTAGTGAAAATGATGTTTTTCCAAATGGTACATTTGTGGGCAAAAATGCTAGGGTGACATATCATGCATATGCAATGGGGAGAATGGAAAATATATGGGGCCAAGATTATATGGAGTTCAAGCCAGAACGTTGGTTAAAAAATGGTACATTTTGTCAACAAAGTCCTTTTAGATATCCTGTTTTTCAAGGTGGAATTAGGGTGTGTTTAGGTAAGGAATTGGCACTAATGGAAATGAAGTGTGTAGTAGCTTCTATTTTGCAACACTTTGATATTCGGGTCATGGCGGTCGGTGGTGATCTCCGGTTCGATCCGGGGCTGACGGCAACCGTGAGAGGCGGGGTTCCGGTGGTGGTTAGGAGGAGGAGGAGCATTTAA
- the LOC129886553 gene encoding GDSL esterase/lipase At5g03610-like, with amino-acid sequence MGNKANFICCLCIFTYMSTFPAVDMIEEVDVVLKRQHGKHKHGETKMFVFGDSYVDTGNWPKSMSSSWKEPYGFTYPGFPSGRFSDGLVLTDFIAAFLGIRSPEPYGNRKGSSHERDNYGVNYAYGGTGVFNTFVIQPNMTTQINYFQQLLQEEEQVYNKENMSSSIALVSVAGNDYATFLTKNNNNMEDLGNVTKSILSQLELNLRRIHGLGVQKIGITSMEPIGCLPKMTIASSYENCSESANSLSIFHNQMLHQIIEKLNNQTGRQPIFFIIDLYSAFMTALNIQQNHPGNSKFENPLKPCCIGKSNEYSCGDKNKYVLCNNPELSFFWDVIHPSQQGWFAVFSALKPSLGSLL; translated from the exons ATGGGAAACAAAGCCAACTTCATTTGCTGCTTATGTATCTTTACTTATATGAGCACTTTTCCTGCTG TTGACATGATTGAGGAGGTTGATGTTGTACTAAAAAGACAACATGGGAAGCACAAGCATGGTGAAACTAAGATGTTTGTTTTTGGAGACTCGTATGTAGATACTGGGAATTGGCCAAAATCTATGTCTAGTTCTTGGAAAGAACCTTATGGCTTCACTTATCCTGGTTTTCCTTCTGGAAGATTCTCCGACGGCCTTGTACTCACTGATTTTATTG CTGCATTCCTTGGAATAAGATCTCCAGAACCTTATGGTAATAGGAAGGGATCATCACATGAAAGGGATAATTATGGGGTGAATTATGCATATGGAGGCACAGGTGTATTCAACACTTTTGTTATCCAACCAAATATGACaacacaaattaattattttcaacaACTTCTTCAAGAAGAGGAACAAGTGTACAACAAAGAGAACATGAGTTCCTCTATTGCTCTAGTGTCTGTGGCAGGCAATGACTATGCTACATTCCTcaccaaaaataacaacaatatgGAG GACTTGGGCAATGTAACTAAATCAATATTAAGTCAACTTGAATTGAACCTTAGACGTATACATGGATTAGGAGTGCAAAAAATAGGCATAACATCAATGGAACCCATAGGCTGTTTGCCCAAAATGACTATTGCTTCTTCTTATGAGAATTGTAGTGAATCTGCCAATTCTCTTTCAATATTTCACAATCAAATGTTGCATCAAATTATAGAGAAACTCAACAATCAAACTGGTAGACAACCAATTTTCTTCATTATTGATCTCTATAGTGCCTTCATGACTGCCTTGAACATACAACAAAACCATCCAG GAAATTCAAAGTTTGAGAATCCATTGAAACCATGTTGCATAGGAAAAAGTAATGAATATTCATGTGGAGACAAGAACAAATATGTATTATGCAATAATCCAGAGCTTTCATTCTTCTGGGATGTAATTCATCCTTCTCAACAAGGCTGGTTTGCTGTTTTTTCTGCTCTAAAGCCTTCTCTAGGTTCCCTACTGTGA
- the LOC129899871 gene encoding copper transport protein ATX1-like, translating to MSQTVVLKVGMSCQGCVGAVNRVLGKMEGVESFDIDIKEQKVTVKGNVEPEAVFQTVSKTGKKTSFWEAEAPAPTPAPAPIEPETKPVEEKPVEEKPAETSVEPEAKPVEEKPTETVAAA from the exons ATGTCTCAG ACAGTTGTTCTCAAAGTTGGCATGTCATGCCAAGGCTGTGTTGGAGCTGTCAACAGGGTTTTGGGCAAAATGGAAG GTGTTGAATCATTTGACATCGATATAAAGGAGCAAAAAGTGACGGTGAAAGGAAATGTGGAACCAGAAGCTGTTTTCCAGACTGTTTCAAAGACCGGAAAGAAGACTTCTTTCTGGGAAGCAGAAGCACCAGCACCAACACCAGCACCAGCACCAATTGAACCCGAAACAAAGCCCGTGGAGGAAAAGCCCGTAGAAGAAAAGCCTGCAGAAACATCAGTTGAGCCCGAAGCAAAGCCCGTGGAAGAAAAGCCAACAGAAACTGTTGCTGCAGCATGA